Proteins from a genomic interval of Arvicola amphibius chromosome 14, mArvAmp1.2, whole genome shotgun sequence:
- the LOC119801492 gene encoding 60S ribosomal protein L37-like, translated as MTKGTSSLGKLCNKMHTLCRHCGSKAYHLQKSTCGKCGHHTKRKRKCNWSAKAERRNTTGTGRRRHPKIVYRRFRHGFREGTTPKPKRAAVAASSAS; from the coding sequence ATGACGAAAGGAACGTCATCCCTCGGAAAGCTTTGCAACAAGATGCACACGTTGTGCCGCCACTGTGGCTCTAAGGCCTACCACCTTCAGAAGTCTACCTGTGGCAAATGCGGCCACCATACCAAGCGCAAGAGAAAGTGTAACTGGAGTGCCAAGGCTGAGAGACGAAACACTACCGGGACCGGGCGGAGGAGGCACCCAAAAATTGTCTACCGAAGATTCAGACATGGATTCCGTGAAGGGACAACCCCTAAACCCAAGAGGGCAGCTGTTGCAGCATCCAGTGCATCTTGA